Proteins from one Oryza sativa Japonica Group chromosome 12, ASM3414082v1 genomic window:
- the LOC4351951 gene encoding uncharacterized protein isoform X2 has translation MLRSTFPLVSHLPSRKPPPIRPRPPPVRPYASSAASPPPPPPPPASAYVHLPFCRKRCHYCDFPIVALGTSSPPTSPHGGDGDDPRIADYVRLLLREVAATRPVSDDGVPLETVFFGGGTPSLVPPRLVAAVLDALRTRFGLSASPEVSIEMDPGTFDAAKLRELVGLGVNRVSLGVQAFQEDLLRACGRAHGLREVHDAVGIVTACEGLQNWSMDLISSLPNQTEEMWEESLRCTVDARPTHVSVYDLQIEQGTKFGQLWVEPIRLTLNPVLDKVATIYTWCLSASK, from the exons ATGCTAAGGTCAACCTTCCCGCTCGTCTCCCACCTCCCATCCCGCAAACCACCCCCAATCCGCCCACGCCCACCACCTGTTCGGCCCTATGCCtcttccgccgcctcgcctcctcctcctcctccgccgccggcgtccgctTACGTCCACCTCCCCTTCTGCCGCAAGCGCTGCCACTACTGCGACTTCCCCATCGTCGCCCTCGGCACCTCCTCGCCCCCGACATCCCCACacggcggggacggcgacgacccgAGGATCGCCGACTacgtccgcctcctcctccgcgaggTCGCCGCCACGCGCCCCGTGTCCGACGACGGGGTGCCCCTCGAGACCGTCTTCTTCGGTGGCGGCACGCCGTCGCTGGTCCCGCCGAGGCTCGTCGCCGCGGTGCTCGACGCGCTGCGGACCAGGTTCGGGCTGTCGGCGTCCCCGGAGGTGTCCATCGAGATGGACCCCGGGACGTTCGACGCCGCCAAGCTGAGGGAGCTGGTGGGGCTGGGCGTCAACCGGGTGTCCCTCGGCGTGCAGGCGTTCCAGGAGGACCTGCTCCGTGCGTGCGGCCGCGCGCACGGCCTGCGGGAGGTGCACGACGCGGTCGGCATCGTGACGGCGTGCGAGGGGCTGCAGAACTGGAGCATGGACCTCATCTCGTCGCTGCCCAACCAGACAGAGGAGATGTGGGAGGAGAGCTTGAGGTGCACGGTGGATGCCCGTCCCACGCATGTGTCTGTCTATGACTTGCAGATCGAGCAGGGAACTAAGTTTGGGCAACT GTGGGTCGAACCTATCAGACTTACCCTAAACCCTGTTCTTGACAAAGTAGCAACT ATATACACCTGGTGTTTATCCGCTTCCAAATGA
- the LOC4351951 gene encoding uncharacterized protein isoform X1, whose amino-acid sequence MLRSTFPLVSHLPSRKPPPIRPRPPPVRPYASSAASPPPPPPPPASAYVHLPFCRKRCHYCDFPIVALGTSSPPTSPHGGDGDDPRIADYVRLLLREVAATRPVSDDGVPLETVFFGGGTPSLVPPRLVAAVLDALRTRFGLSASPEVSIEMDPGTFDAAKLRELVGLGVNRVSLGVQAFQEDLLRACGRAHGLREVHDAVGIVTACEGLQNWSMDLISSLPNQTEEMWEESLRCTVDARPTHVSVYDLQIEQGTKFGQLYTPGVYPLPNEKDSANFYKIASKRLSEAGYNHYEISSYCKTGYECKHNVTYWQNRSFYAFGLGSASYINGIRFSRPRRMKEYAEWVQKLENGVWSHESGNSGIKDMAMDVVMLSLRTAWGLDVQSFSKTFGRSLTESLCNTFRPFVESGLVIAMDMERRALQPSEFELDLQHDGENGSRVAFIRLSDPDGFLLSNELISLAFGIISP is encoded by the exons ATGCTAAGGTCAACCTTCCCGCTCGTCTCCCACCTCCCATCCCGCAAACCACCCCCAATCCGCCCACGCCCACCACCTGTTCGGCCCTATGCCtcttccgccgcctcgcctcctcctcctcctccgccgccggcgtccgctTACGTCCACCTCCCCTTCTGCCGCAAGCGCTGCCACTACTGCGACTTCCCCATCGTCGCCCTCGGCACCTCCTCGCCCCCGACATCCCCACacggcggggacggcgacgacccgAGGATCGCCGACTacgtccgcctcctcctccgcgaggTCGCCGCCACGCGCCCCGTGTCCGACGACGGGGTGCCCCTCGAGACCGTCTTCTTCGGTGGCGGCACGCCGTCGCTGGTCCCGCCGAGGCTCGTCGCCGCGGTGCTCGACGCGCTGCGGACCAGGTTCGGGCTGTCGGCGTCCCCGGAGGTGTCCATCGAGATGGACCCCGGGACGTTCGACGCCGCCAAGCTGAGGGAGCTGGTGGGGCTGGGCGTCAACCGGGTGTCCCTCGGCGTGCAGGCGTTCCAGGAGGACCTGCTCCGTGCGTGCGGCCGCGCGCACGGCCTGCGGGAGGTGCACGACGCGGTCGGCATCGTGACGGCGTGCGAGGGGCTGCAGAACTGGAGCATGGACCTCATCTCGTCGCTGCCCAACCAGACAGAGGAGATGTGGGAGGAGAGCTTGAGGTGCACGGTGGATGCCCGTCCCACGCATGTGTCTGTCTATGACTTGCAGATCGAGCAGGGAACTAAGTTTGGGCAACT ATATACACCTGGTGTTTATCCGCTTCCAAATGAGAAAGATTCTGCAAACTTCTATAAGATAGCTTCGAAACGTCTTTCTGAAGCAGGATATAACCATTATGAAATCAGTAGCTATTGCAAGACTGGGTATGAGTGCAAGCACAATGTAACATATTGGCAAAACCGGTCATTCTATGCATTTGGTCTTGGATCCGCTAGCTACATCAATGGTATCAGGTTCTCCAGGCCCAGAAGAATGAAGGAATATGCAGAGTGGGTTCAGAAATTGGAAAATGGAGTGTGGAGCCATGAGTCTGGCAATTCTGGGATAAAGGACATGGCAATGGACGTGGTGATGCTATCACTGAGAACAGCATGGGGCCTAGATGTGCAAAGTTTCAGTAAAACCTTCGGAAGGAGTCTGACAGAGTCATTGTGCAACACATTTAGGCCTTTTGTGGAGAGTGGGCTTGTAATTGCCATGGATATGGAACGGCGAGCTTTGCAACCAAGTGAATTTGAGTTGGACTTGCAACATGATGGTGAGAATGGAAGCAGAGTTGCCTTCATCCGTCTGAGTGACCCAGATGGTTTTTTGTTGTCCAATGAGTTGATTTCACTTGCATTTGGAATTATTTCACCATAA